One part of the Dermacentor silvarum isolate Dsil-2018 chromosome 6, BIME_Dsil_1.4, whole genome shotgun sequence genome encodes these proteins:
- the LOC125946460 gene encoding uncharacterized protein LOC125946460 isoform X2 yields the protein MAPPDTLVVQSRSLLETFPGKTPNASPASDSQRGRTLKCSSVVSTVVCGTVVFAVASIVVAAALATKIAVQSYYSALTMRLHLVEELANVCETRGCRQALSLINASCLTSVDICRDFYGFVCGRWDWRAPTGIKPLSYAKILGLNYSSLVDEALARTLSSPQAKDTDGYNIALVYSSCVSFLANTTTNLDNMFKAASVNPRAFLDVNDFSQLFSLTIQTIVKTRLTSVVKVVYFTANTTVGVLTGTSMRSSSFIPEIQEALLEQLASSLEDRSVFKMVDAIEKLDELIRNITEPHLKKTALNEALTARADFPARGVYWKDILKEQVLARPLVSKRLPVARTNSERAIQSIVQKLASAPLEVAKVYLILVPFARYLSFELKVASRRNFLLDSMKANTCVRYLYAMFGMRAHAVLMEVMGTSKAAVRSSQMWQNLKQKSQVLVEVGTGFTLMKDALLNATLKSHKDKPDVSGVLRVLYGNDFMANLIVLARHAEKQTELDPSLLPMESEAEVATEHLVPDFYYDDATEASVNYGTLGGYMARMLFAAGFPKINPRAYVDCVDKYTAHHGIPFDKTDWQRYAKMQWSMNVAFESLPRELTARSPVLQEQFFFLRYAIFLCGEDAPVKKSFQYAVKTSRSFATAFNCYEPPKNPCV from the exons ATACGTTGGTTGTCCAGTCACGGAGTCTGTTGGAAACGTTTCCGGGAAAGACTCCGAACGCTTCACCAGCCAGCGACAGCCAACGAGGACGCACGCTCAAGTGCTCCTCCGTGGTCAGCACGGTGGTCTGCGGCAccgtcgtcttcgccgtcgcGTCCATCGTAGTGGCCGCCGCCCTCGCCACCAAGATAGCTGTACAGTCGTATTACTCCGCACTAACGATGAGGCTGCACCTCGTCGAGGAACTGGCCAACGTTTGCGAGACCCGCGGATGCCGACAAGCGTTGTCGCTCATCAACGCGTCATGCCTAACATCCGTGGACATTTGCCGTGACTTCTACGGTTTCGTGTGCGGTCGCTGGGATTGGAGAGCGCCGACAGGCATTAAGCCTTTGTCCTACGCCAAGATACTCGGTTTGAACTACAGCTCCTTGGTGGACGAAGCCCTTGCCCGCACTCTATCTTCACCACAGGCTAAAGACACCGACGGCTATAACATAGCGCTGGTCTACAGTTCCTGCGTCAGCTTCTTAGCCAACACGACCACAAACCTGGACAACATGTTCAAAGCAGCCAGCGTAAACCCTCGAGCTTTCCTCGATGTTAACGACTTCTCGCAGCTCTTTTCTCTGACAATTCAGACCATTGTTAAGACCAGACTGACGTCGGTCGTGAAAGTGGTCTACTTCACGGCGAACACAACTGTAGGCGTCCTGACAGGAACCTCCATGCGCTCGTCATCTTTCATACCGGAAATTCAAGAAGCCTTGCTCGAGCAACTAGCCTCGTCACTCGAGGACAGAAGCGTCTTCAAGATGGTTGACGCAATAGAGAAGCTAGACGAACTGATTCGAAACATCACCGAGCCTCATTTAAAGAAGACCGCGCTCAACGAAGCCTTGACGGCCAGAGCAGATTTTCCAGCTCGTGGCGTATACTGGAAGGACATCTTGAAAGAACAAGTTTTGGCTCGGCCTCTTGTGTCTAAGCGCCTTCCCGTTGCACGTACGAACAGTGAACGCGCAATTCAAAGCATAGTTCAGAAGCTAGCTTCAGCTCCCTTAGAGGTCGCCAAGGTCTACTTGATCCTGGTTCCTTTCGCGAGATACCTCAGTTTCGAGCTCAAGGTTGCATCTCGACGAAACTTCTTGCTAGATTCCATGAAGGCCAACACGTGTGTTCGCTACCTCTACGCAATGTTTGGAATGAGGGCACACGCTGTCCTAATGGAAGTAATGGGCACTAGTAAGGCCGCAGTCCGGAGTAGTCAAATGTGGCAGAATTTAAAACAAAAATCTCAAGTTCTTGTCGAAGTTGGCACCGGCTTTACGCTCATGAAAGATGCCCTACTGAATGCAACGCTCAAATCTCATA AAGACAAGCCGGACGTCAGCGGCGTGCTGCGAGTGCTGTACGGTAATGATTTCATGGCCAACCTCATAGTGCTGGCGAGGCACGCGGAGAAGCAGACGGAGCTGGATCCCTCTCTGTTGCCTATGGAGAGCGAAGCTGAAGTGGCAACAGAACACCTTGTGCCGGATTTTTACTACGACGATGCCACAGAAGCCAGCGTCAACTATGGGACTCTTGGCGGCTACATGGCCCGGATGCTTTTCGCTGCCGGCTTTCCCAAAATAAATCCCCGCGCGTACGTCGACTGCGTGGACAAGTATACAGCGCACCACGGCATACCGTTCGACAAGACAGACTGGCAGCGCTACGCCAAGATGCAGTGGTCCATGAATGTAGCCTTCGAATCACTACCGAGGGAATTGACAGCTCGTTCCCCCGTTCTGCAAGAGCAGTTCTTCTTCCTTCGCTACGCCATATTTCTCTGCGGCGAAGACGCGCCAGTGAAAAAGAGTTTTCAGTATGCCGTGAAAACTTCTCGTAGCTTTGCGACAGCTTTCAACTGCTACGAGCCGCCTAAGAACCCTTGCGTCTAA